One part of the Terrimicrobium sacchariphilum genome encodes these proteins:
- a CDS encoding MFS transporter produces MHLDIECDPQLQRPHRTSEARLRQARRAAAVLFLVDGLTFGTWAALIPAFKRAFSLTEGGLSWVLFALVGGAMVSMPVTGRLIGRWGSHRLSHPAALVFSATLLALAWAPSYGMLIVSAFFFGVWKGALDVSVNAQAIVVENAMQKPIMSSFQAFWSLGGLVAACSLSMLLHQGFSHSLLMTMMSVVLLAMGVWTFGRLLPDPAPMRRDEKAQGDVSKSSRLQLGLLGGLAFLALFSEGVMLDWSAVYTETVSRLPVSTAPLGFAVFALCMASGRFLGDVVTARIGNVAILRVSGLVAAGGIALAVIGQAWPFALAGFALVGLGVANMVPVIFGAAGRIEGQAPGTSLATVTTAGYFGFLAGPPVVGFVAAHVGLPAAFCGVIVFGIAIATLGIRAVQNRGSRSVFASAPEPTACVR; encoded by the coding sequence ATGCATTTGGATATCGAGTGTGATCCGCAGCTGCAACGACCCCATCGGACATCGGAGGCGAGATTGCGGCAGGCGAGGCGGGCTGCAGCGGTGCTCTTTCTGGTAGATGGACTGACCTTTGGAACTTGGGCTGCGCTGATCCCAGCATTCAAACGGGCATTTTCCCTCACCGAGGGAGGGCTGAGCTGGGTGCTTTTTGCCCTCGTGGGCGGAGCAATGGTGTCGATGCCGGTGACCGGGCGCCTCATTGGTCGATGGGGTAGCCACCGGCTGTCTCATCCCGCCGCGCTGGTCTTTAGCGCCACGCTGCTGGCCCTGGCCTGGGCTCCCTCCTATGGCATGCTCATCGTATCGGCATTTTTCTTTGGTGTATGGAAGGGAGCGCTCGACGTATCAGTCAATGCTCAGGCGATCGTGGTGGAGAACGCGATGCAGAAGCCCATCATGTCGAGCTTTCAGGCATTTTGGAGCCTCGGGGGACTGGTAGCAGCCTGCTCCCTGAGCATGTTGCTGCATCAGGGGTTTTCGCACTCGCTGCTGATGACGATGATGAGCGTGGTGCTGCTGGCAATGGGGGTGTGGACTTTCGGGCGTCTGCTTCCCGATCCAGCGCCGATGCGGAGGGATGAGAAGGCCCAGGGTGATGTTTCGAAATCCTCGCGGTTACAGCTAGGACTTTTAGGCGGTCTGGCTTTCCTCGCTCTTTTCAGTGAGGGAGTGATGCTCGATTGGAGTGCTGTTTACACCGAGACAGTGAGCCGGCTTCCTGTCTCCACCGCCCCGTTGGGATTCGCGGTTTTTGCTCTCTGCATGGCGTCAGGCCGTTTTCTCGGTGACGTGGTGACCGCTCGGATCGGCAATGTCGCGATCCTGCGTGTCAGTGGCCTGGTTGCCGCCGGAGGTATTGCCTTGGCCGTGATTGGGCAGGCATGGCCCTTCGCCCTGGCGGGATTTGCCCTTGTCGGCCTGGGCGTGGCCAATATGGTTCCGGTGATCTTTGGCGCAGCCGGGCGCATCGAGGGGCAGGCTCCGGGCACGAGCCTTGCGACCGTGACAACGGCTGGCTACTTCGGCTTTCTGGCGGGGCCTCCAGTCGTGGGATTCGTTGCGGCCCACGTCGGCCTCCCGGCGGCATTCTGCGGAGTGATTGTTTTTGGGATCGCGATCGCGACGCTGGGAATCCGGGCCGTGCAAAACCGCGGAAGCCGGTCGGTGTTTGCCTCCGCGCCGGAGCCCACTGCCTGCGTGCGGTGA
- a CDS encoding LysR family transcriptional regulator — MELREIRSFVILAEQLHFGNAARLLHLTQPALSRQIHKLEEELGGELLTRGRHGARLTAMGSAFLTKARVLLADADDLVRSSRLIAQGGAGRLRIGFGFHTLDLVSRALVRLRKVHPLVRVTLRDMSTSEQIDDLLGDKIDMGFIRSSKVPGLEMQQLLTDRLILAVGESMVFPRDFDLSHLRDQPFVFISREKSPTLHRHILDLCSRYGFHPRIVQEVPEITTVLGLVRAGLGVSMIPASFAQNHYNGVRFRTISDSRAVWPVVAVWKKHDRSPLIARFLELLKIEARSTDPRGRP, encoded by the coding sequence ATGGAACTCCGGGAGATCCGCTCCTTTGTCATCCTGGCCGAGCAGCTTCATTTTGGAAATGCCGCCCGACTCCTGCATCTCACCCAACCAGCGCTCAGCCGGCAAATTCACAAGCTGGAGGAGGAGCTCGGTGGCGAATTGCTTACCAGAGGACGGCACGGTGCGCGTCTCACCGCCATGGGCTCTGCATTTCTGACGAAGGCGAGAGTCCTGCTGGCCGATGCCGATGATCTGGTCAGGTCCAGCCGTTTGATTGCCCAGGGCGGAGCCGGTCGGCTGCGCATCGGGTTCGGCTTTCACACCCTGGATCTCGTTTCTCGAGCGCTGGTCCGGCTGCGCAAAGTCCATCCTTTGGTGAGGGTAACTCTCAGGGACATGTCGACCTCGGAACAGATCGACGACCTGCTCGGGGACAAGATAGATATGGGATTCATTCGATCATCAAAAGTTCCCGGGCTGGAGATGCAGCAACTCCTCACCGATCGACTCATTCTGGCTGTCGGAGAGAGCATGGTATTTCCTCGAGACTTCGATTTGAGCCACCTCCGCGATCAGCCTTTCGTTTTCATTTCCCGGGAAAAGTCCCCCACGCTCCACCGGCACATCCTTGACTTGTGCAGTCGATACGGATTTCACCCCCGCATTGTTCAGGAAGTACCCGAAATCACGACAGTGCTTGGCTTGGTCCGCGCGGGGCTTGGCGTTTCAATGATTCCCGCGTCCTTCGCGCAAAACCACTACAATGGCGTCCGATTCCGCACGATTTCCGATTCCCGAGCCGTCTGGCCTGTGGTCGCCGTTTGGAAAAAACACGACCGCAGCCCGCTCATCGCGCGTTTTCTCGAGCTTTTGAAGATCGAAGCGCGATCAACGGACCCACGCGGGAGGCCTTAG
- a CDS encoding metallophosphoesterase has product MNLPSHPFPGMHRRQFLKGLGVAALAGLRPVWSASVPDKLPPLRILYYTDVHSRPDLAAPEALAKAAAAMKPIPADIVLCGGDVINTGLRAPASDCEPLFDIYDEFLKALGRPVEHALGNHDLAGISDPPNPAANPRELAMRRLGIVEPYRTVDVGDYRVMILDSVEVIPGPQIYRGYISPVQKAWIADVLARTPREQPIILLTHIPFRSTFLQAKESPMAALKNNLVVENANEVLDLFRDHRLPVVLQGHLHSDEHIDWAGRHFIQGGAICAGWWKGPNLQTDFGFGLLEIADNTIRWSYTPYGWTAKG; this is encoded by the coding sequence ATGAATCTCCCGTCTCACCCCTTCCCCGGCATGCACCGCAGACAGTTTCTCAAGGGGTTGGGCGTCGCTGCGCTCGCCGGGCTGCGTCCCGTCTGGTCGGCTTCCGTGCCCGACAAGCTCCCGCCGTTGCGCATCCTCTACTACACAGACGTCCATAGCCGCCCGGATCTCGCTGCGCCCGAGGCTCTTGCGAAAGCGGCCGCGGCCATGAAACCCATCCCGGCGGACATCGTTCTTTGCGGCGGCGACGTCATTAATACCGGGCTGCGCGCTCCGGCGAGCGATTGCGAACCGCTCTTCGATATTTATGACGAATTTCTCAAGGCCCTCGGCCGCCCGGTTGAGCACGCCTTGGGCAATCACGATCTGGCGGGAATCTCCGACCCTCCGAATCCGGCGGCCAACCCGCGCGAGCTCGCCATGCGTCGCCTGGGCATCGTCGAGCCATACCGGACCGTCGATGTCGGTGACTACCGCGTGATGATCCTGGATTCCGTCGAGGTCATACCCGGTCCGCAGATTTATCGCGGTTACATCTCTCCCGTTCAAAAGGCTTGGATTGCCGATGTCCTCGCGCGCACCCCCAGGGAGCAGCCGATCATCCTGCTCACGCACATCCCCTTCCGCTCCACCTTCCTCCAGGCCAAGGAAAGCCCGATGGCCGCGCTGAAAAACAACCTCGTGGTGGAGAACGCCAACGAAGTCCTCGACCTGTTCCGCGACCACCGCCTGCCCGTCGTCTTGCAGGGCCACCTGCACAGCGATGAGCATATTGACTGGGCCGGACGGCACTTCATCCAGGGAGGGGCCATTTGTGCCGGGTGGTGGAAAGGTCCCAACCTCCAGACCGACTTCGGCTTCGGCCTGCTGGAGATCGCCGACAACACGATCCGTTGGAGCTACACCCCCTACGGCTGGACGGCGAAGGGCTGA
- the lpdA gene encoding dihydrolipoyl dehydrogenase, translated as MADYDLIVVGGGPAGYVGAIRAAQLGKKVACVEMDRAGGTCLNWGCIPTKSLLKNAEVYQQLKNHGSEFGIKIEGLSYEWDKIIGRSRKVADRLAGGIEMLFKKNKIDYIRGEAAIPKAGVVEVTDKDGKKSEHKAGKILVATGVVTRELPGFPFNGKSVIGSKQALVIAEQPKEIIIIGAGAIGIEFAYFFNAFGSKVTVVEMQPNILPVEDTEVSVTLEKSLAKQGIKILTNTKVEKTETTNKGVRITVSGKTTETLEADVALVAIGVSPLLPQGLKVDLDRGYIKTDDNYETSLKGVYAAGDIIGPPWLAHVASYEAIQAVEGMFGVTKPKKVTVFPGCTYCHPQVASVGLTERAAKEKGLKFKVGKFPFIASGKALATGDSEGFVKLIVGEPHGEILGAHIIGGDATEMIAELGLAINLEATIDEIGGTIHAHPTLSESVMEASHAAEGHAIHI; from the coding sequence ATGGCCGATTATGACTTAATAGTGGTGGGCGGTGGTCCCGCCGGGTATGTGGGCGCGATCCGCGCTGCACAATTGGGCAAAAAGGTGGCGTGCGTCGAAATGGATCGCGCTGGCGGCACCTGTTTGAACTGGGGCTGCATCCCCACCAAGTCGTTGCTGAAGAACGCCGAAGTCTATCAGCAGCTCAAGAATCACGGCTCGGAGTTTGGCATCAAGATCGAGGGCCTTTCCTACGAATGGGATAAGATCATCGGCCGAAGCCGCAAGGTGGCCGACCGTCTCGCGGGCGGCATCGAGATGCTGTTCAAGAAGAACAAGATCGACTACATCCGCGGCGAAGCGGCGATCCCGAAAGCGGGCGTCGTGGAGGTCACGGACAAGGACGGCAAGAAGTCCGAGCACAAGGCTGGCAAGATCCTCGTAGCCACGGGTGTCGTCACCCGCGAACTGCCCGGATTCCCCTTCAACGGCAAGTCCGTCATCGGCAGCAAGCAGGCGCTCGTCATCGCGGAGCAGCCGAAGGAGATCATCATCATCGGCGCCGGTGCCATCGGCATCGAGTTTGCCTATTTCTTCAACGCCTTCGGCTCGAAGGTGACTGTCGTCGAGATGCAGCCGAACATCCTCCCCGTCGAGGATACCGAGGTCAGCGTCACGCTCGAAAAGTCCCTCGCCAAGCAGGGCATCAAGATCCTCACCAATACCAAGGTCGAAAAGACCGAGACGACCAACAAGGGCGTGCGCATCACCGTCTCCGGCAAGACGACCGAGACGCTGGAAGCCGACGTCGCCCTCGTGGCCATCGGCGTTAGCCCGCTGCTTCCGCAGGGCCTCAAGGTCGATCTCGACCGCGGCTACATCAAGACGGACGACAATTACGAGACCAGCCTCAAGGGCGTCTACGCCGCCGGCGACATCATTGGGCCCCCGTGGCTCGCGCACGTCGCCAGCTACGAGGCCATCCAGGCAGTCGAGGGCATGTTTGGCGTGACCAAGCCAAAGAAGGTGACCGTTTTCCCGGGTTGCACGTACTGCCACCCGCAGGTCGCCAGTGTCGGTCTCACCGAGCGCGCGGCCAAGGAGAAGGGCCTCAAGTTCAAGGTCGGCAAGTTCCCGTTCATCGCCAGCGGCAAGGCGCTCGCCACGGGCGACTCCGAGGGCTTTGTGAAGCTTATCGTCGGTGAACCGCACGGGGAAATCCTCGGTGCGCACATCATCGGCGGGGACGCCACCGAGATGATCGCCGAGCTGGGTCTCGCCATCAACCTCGAGGCCACGATCGACGAGATCGGCGGCACGATCCACGCGCACCCGACCCTGAGCGAGTCCGTGATGGAGGCGTCCCACGCCGCCGAGGGACACGCCATCCACATCTAG
- a CDS encoding TIGR00730 family Rossman fold protein yields MTSLCVYCGSSFGISDAYAAAATELGTLCAQRGITIVYGGGGVGLMGLLADAALAAGGKVIGVIPYAMVAEERGHRGLTELIPVNTMHERKARMAELADAFVALPGGIGTLEEVIEAYTWLQLGLQIKPVALLNVGGFYDPLVSFLDHACGEGFLSPSHRDMLIAETECLPLLERLATARLVRVPKAIHRVDGSLPGL; encoded by the coding sequence GTGACCAGCCTTTGCGTTTACTGCGGGTCGAGCTTTGGCATTTCCGATGCCTATGCCGCCGCTGCGACGGAACTGGGAACCCTGTGCGCTCAGCGCGGTATCACCATCGTCTACGGAGGCGGAGGAGTTGGGCTCATGGGCCTGCTGGCCGATGCAGCTCTCGCGGCTGGCGGCAAGGTGATCGGAGTGATTCCCTACGCCATGGTAGCGGAAGAGCGCGGGCATCGCGGGCTGACGGAGCTGATACCCGTCAATACCATGCACGAGCGCAAGGCCCGTATGGCCGAGCTGGCGGATGCCTTTGTCGCCCTGCCGGGAGGCATTGGTACGCTGGAGGAAGTGATCGAGGCTTATACCTGGCTGCAGCTGGGATTGCAGATCAAGCCGGTGGCGCTGCTCAATGTCGGGGGCTTTTACGATCCCCTGGTGAGCTTCCTCGATCATGCCTGCGGCGAGGGGTTTTTATCCCCCTCGCATCGCGACATGCTGATAGCGGAAACCGAATGTTTGCCGCTGCTGGAGAGACTGGCGACTGCCCGCCTCGTCCGGGTTCCGAAGGCGATCCACCGTGTTGATGGATCGCTCCCGGGATTGTAA
- a CDS encoding lipoate--protein ligase family protein: MPALDILDLFIDEIPRTGPEQMALDEALFEQASRPILRTYCWAEEWVTFGFSQSQSAVAKAIGATPLVRRWTGGGIVEHRGDFTFALIVPRTDAFAKIRPCESYRVIHRAMARALEQAGTAVTLAGPVTAMAPGACFAGVPAEADLLRADGLKVCGGAQRRTQQGILHQGSLQQTDIPPGLSNALAFQLSDRVEEFVPQTDLNDRVSELISARYGSDAWNRRIL; encoded by the coding sequence GTGCCTGCCTTGGACATCCTCGACCTCTTCATTGACGAAATCCCCCGCACTGGTCCGGAGCAGATGGCGCTCGACGAGGCGCTCTTTGAACAAGCGAGCCGCCCGATCCTGCGCACTTACTGCTGGGCGGAGGAATGGGTGACATTTGGATTTTCCCAATCGCAATCTGCTGTCGCTAAAGCGATTGGCGCCACTCCCCTCGTCCGTCGCTGGACAGGCGGCGGCATCGTCGAGCATCGGGGGGATTTCACCTTCGCCCTCATCGTGCCGCGGACGGATGCCTTTGCCAAAATCCGCCCCTGCGAGAGCTACCGGGTGATTCATCGGGCGATGGCCCGGGCGCTGGAACAGGCGGGGACGGCGGTGACGCTGGCTGGCCCGGTTACGGCGATGGCTCCAGGGGCGTGTTTTGCGGGTGTTCCCGCCGAGGCGGATCTGCTTCGCGCGGATGGGCTCAAGGTTTGCGGCGGAGCCCAGAGGCGCACCCAGCAGGGCATCCTTCACCAGGGCAGCCTCCAGCAGACAGACATTCCGCCGGGACTTTCGAACGCGCTCGCTTTTCAGCTGTCGGATCGTGTAGAAGAATTTGTCCCCCAAACAGACTTGAACGACAGGGTATCGGAACTGATCTCGGCCAGATACGGCTCAGACGCCTGGAATCGGCGCATTCTGTGA
- a CDS encoding ParB/RepB/Spo0J family partition protein produces MAKPALGRGLGALINTRVAAPAPVEELGERIQNIALDQIIPSPLQPRMEFRSEHLQELVESIRERGIIQPLIVRKVDGKYELIAGERRWRAANELKLKEAPAIVREASDQEVLELALIENLQREGLNPIEEAIAYQRLHREFNMTQEDISKRVGKSRASVANSMRLLDLAEDLQSLVKQGRLSVGHAKVLLSLKSHDEQRLLADQIIRQGASVRVAEKLAAEHLKKTGKATSRSSSSGGAASSEPELSPALQRVQNLLTHRLATRVVIHHSEKRGTIHIEYYGSDDLNRLLGELGVTQE; encoded by the coding sequence ATGGCAAAACCCGCGCTCGGCAGAGGGCTGGGTGCGCTCATCAATACCCGCGTGGCGGCCCCCGCTCCGGTAGAGGAACTTGGCGAACGCATTCAGAACATAGCCCTCGACCAGATCATTCCCAGTCCGCTCCAACCCCGTATGGAGTTCCGCAGCGAACACCTGCAGGAATTGGTCGAGAGCATCCGCGAGCGCGGCATCATCCAGCCCCTCATCGTCCGCAAGGTCGACGGAAAATACGAGCTCATCGCCGGTGAACGCCGCTGGCGCGCCGCCAACGAGCTGAAGCTCAAGGAGGCCCCGGCCATCGTCCGCGAGGCCAGCGACCAGGAGGTGCTGGAGCTCGCCCTCATCGAGAATCTCCAGCGCGAAGGCCTCAATCCCATCGAGGAAGCCATCGCCTACCAGCGCCTGCACCGGGAATTCAACATGACGCAGGAGGACATCTCCAAGCGCGTCGGCAAGAGCCGGGCCTCGGTGGCGAACTCCATGCGCCTGCTCGATCTCGCCGAAGATCTCCAGAGCCTCGTCAAGCAGGGCCGTCTCTCGGTCGGTCATGCCAAGGTGCTCCTTTCCCTCAAGTCCCACGACGAGCAACGTCTCCTCGCCGACCAGATCATCCGGCAGGGCGCCTCCGTCCGCGTCGCGGAGAAACTGGCTGCCGAACACCTGAAAAAGACCGGCAAGGCAACCTCCCGCTCGTCCTCGAGCGGCGGAGCAGCATCCTCCGAGCCTGAACTTTCTCCCGCTTTGCAGCGCGTTCAGAATCTTTTAACGCACCGTTTGGCGACTCGCGTCGTAATTCATCACAGTGAGAAACGCGGGACGATCCATATCGAGTACTACGGCAGCGACGACCTCAATCGTCTGCTGGGAGAGCTCGGCGTCACGCAAGAGTAG